Sequence from the Methanosarcina siciliae T4/M genome:
ACACGTCAACATAATACTGATCCGTTTCTGCCGTAAGGTTCAGGGCTGCAAATTTGTCAGGGTGCAGATCTTTTGCAACATGCATCATTGCAAGGGGCAGTCTCGGGGAGTGGAAGTCATAGACAAAAGGATCCGAGATCTCATACACTCTTCCGTTTTTCACGGCAGAAATTTCGCTCCAGGTGCTGAAGTCTATTCCGTCCACGGTATCTCCGGAAGTAATGTTTACAGGGTCAAGGTTTTCGTTATTCCACATGTATATGACCTCAGGGTCCAGGGCAAGCAGGGCTTCCAGGTTCAGGACAGGGTGTTCCACATTCTTTGTTTCGTTCGTCCAGTTATTGAGGACGTTTATTCCCCCCGCTCTCTCTATGAGGGCATTGGCTGTACTGTTCAGGCCTGCAGTGCCGTATACATCTCCCCACATCCAGTAAACCGTCGGCTTTTCTCCGGGGGAGAGGGCTCCGGTTACATCCGTGACCTTTTCCATACTTTCATTCATAAGCTCAATTACTTCTTCTCCGCGCTCTTCCTTTCCAATGAGTTTACTGAGCGTTTTCATTTGCCTTTGCAGGTCATCAAGGCTGTCGATGTAAACCCCATAGACAGAGGTATTGAGGGTCTCTTCAATTGCTTTTATATCTTCACTTCCCCAGTCCGATGCCCAGAGGAATACAACCTGAGGGTCTGCCGTTGCTATGGTTTCGGTACTCGGCTGTTCGCTTCCTCTGGAAAGCCTTTTTTCATCATAACTCGGGTCGATAGCCCTGAAGAAAGGTGCCTTTGTGTCCTCATACCAGACAGCTCCTATTCCGCTAATTTCATCGGCACCTCCCACGGCATACATCGAGTTCATGGCATTTTCAACCAGAAACACGGTTCTTTCACAGGGATAGGGAACTGGTATCTCTCTTCCGATATCGTCAGTAACGATTATTACAGCGGATTTAGCCGAGCTGGAACCGGAATCGGAACTGGAACTTTCACCCTTTTTTTCTTCACCCGCCGAATTGCCCACACAGCCGCTTAAAACGACTGAAGTCAGCAGTATGACTGCCATAAAGAGAACTTTAGTTTTGGTCTTCATCTTTTTCAAACTCCGGGATCTGCATAAACAGTTTCATTGTCCATAATCACGGTTTTCATTGTTTTCACAATTGCAACTTATGTATCCCATCAGTCATTTAATATTAATTTGCAAAAACTAAAAAAACAAGGCAATTTAATGTTACTTTTTTAAGTTAATGTAATAAAACAGGGTATTTAAATTTGTTGAGCTCAACTAAATAAATACATTTATATGCAGTCTCAAAGCTCTGAAAATATTTTTTCTTATCCTGCAATTCTCTTCCGATCCGGAACCGTTTCCTCTCTGAAACCTCGAATTTACCTTTCAAGGGCTTTTTCCGGTAAATTATGTTGGCTAAGAGATTATTATATAATTGAAATTCTAATATGAAAAATTCTTTTATTAATTGCTGATAATAATTATTTAGAAAAATATAATATGTATTACAAAAGTAAACATTCATGATCAAAATGTCTGGAGAATGTTCGCGCGAAAACACAGGGGTAAATCAAATAGCACCCTTTTCCGAGGTTTCAAAGTTCCATGGGCATGTGTGTCCGGGGCTGACTATAGGTTATATGGCTGCCAGAGCCGGCATGGAAGAGCTTTCTGTTGACAGGGATCTCGATGAAGAACTTGTGACCATTGTGGAAAACGATGGTTGTGGAGTTGATGCGGTTCAGGTTGTAACGGGTTGCACTATTGGGAAAGGCAACCTCATCTACAGGGATTACGGGAAGCAGGCTTTCACTTTCATATGCAGAGACAGCGGCAAAGCCGTCAGGTTTGTGCTGAAATCTGATTTTAACATTGAGGACCTTGACCCTGAGTTAAGCGAACTTCGTCCCAGAGTGATATCAGGCACGGCTACTGATTCCGAAACTCTGGACTTCAGAACAAGGATTAATTGTATCTCGGAGTACATCCGAGAAATGCCGGCTGAAGAAATGTTCGACATAAAACATGTAAAAGTAGAAATTCCCCGAAAAGCCAGGATCTTCAATTCGGTAAAGTGTTCAAAATGCGGGGAAATGTTTGCAGAGTCTCGCGCCAGAATGGAGAACGGAGAGATAGTCTGCATATCCTGTTATGAGGAATATACAAGAGGTTGGTAAAATGAAGATTGGAATGGCATTTTCGTTTCTCTTATCCTTCTTTATCATCAGTTCCGTATTCGGTCCGCTTTTCCTTTTCCCGGCTGCAGCTGCAGAAAATTCCGGGGAGGACAGTGCCAGGGTTCTTAAAGCAACCTGGGGAGCAAGTGGCGGGGACTGGGGATTTCCCTCTTCCCTAACCTTTTACCCGAGAGGCCCGGGTTATGTAATGACAAGTTTCTGTTTTGACTCGCTTGTCTGGCCTGAAGAAACAGGGAACTTTACGGGGTTGCTTGCAAGCTCCTGGGAGAACTCCCCTGATGGGCTTAACTGGACTTTTTACCTGCGGGAAAATGTGACCTGGCATGACGGAGAACCGTTTACGGCAGATGATGTGACCTTCACATACGATTACATCCAGGGAAAAGCAGCAATAAGCCCGATCGGAGCAGGCTGGTATAATACGGCAGTCATTGAAAGCGTGGAAGCTCTGGACGACTATACGGTCCGGATAACGCTCAACCAGCCGTATGCACCTTTTATGCAGCAGGTAGCTGCCGTAATTCCTATCATGCCGGAACATATCTGGAAAGATGTCTCTGACCCGACAAAATACATGGAAGATGAAGCTGCCATCGGCACAGGGCCTTTCATCCTTGACGATTATAACAAAGATCAGCAATCTTACAAATACTCCGCGAATGAGAACTATTTCCTTGGAAAACCGGCTGTTGATACTCTTATCTTTGTGAAATCCGCTGACCCCGTTATTTCCCTTAAGGTAGGAGACGTAGACGAAGCCGGCCTTACCCTGGACCAGGTCCAGGCCCTGAACGATTCGGAGAACATGAAAGTGATCGAGGGTCCCGGATACTGGGTGTACAGGCTGAGGTTCAACATCCCTGCAAATTCCATTCTTGAAAATACCGAGGTCAGAAAAGCAATTTACCATTCCCTTGACTGCGAGGAAATCCAGAATAAAGTACTTCACGGCGGAGGAATTGCAGGCAATTCGGGATACGTGCCTCCCTACTCCGTCTGGTATAACCCGAATGTAACACAGTACGCATATGATCCTGCAGATGCCGAAAAAATCCTTGATGAGGCAGGATACGATGAAGTGGGTTCGGACGGGATCAGGCTTACCCCGGATGGCGAAAAGCTTGAGTTCCAGTTGCTTTATAGTTCGGACCAGCAGAGCCAGAGGATAGCAGAACTTGTCCAGAGTTACCTGAAAGACGTGGGTATCGGAGTGGTCCTTAAGCCGGGAGACACGAAAACCGTGGACGGCCTGGTAAATGCAGGCAACTTTGACCTGGCTATCTATTCCCACGGTACCTCAACAGACCCTGCGAGGATGTTGAATTCTTTCCCGACATCCACGGGCTGGAATGACACCGAATTCGTATCCCTGGCAAACCAGCAGACGAGCACCGTAGATGAAGAGGAACGTAAGGAGCTCGTAGACCGGATGCAGGTTTTGATCGCTGAGAATGTTCCGACAATTCCCCTCCTGTACAGGAACGTTTACAGTGCCTGTAACCAGGATAAGTTCGACGGCTTTTTCTACACCCCCGGAGGCGTTGGTGGAGGAGTCCCCACGGAATACAACAAACTGGTTTTCATCTACGGAGAGTGGAACGGTCAGGGTACTGCTTCTACCGGGAACAATCCTGCCAGTTCAGTGGACAGTCCTTCGATGAACGCTCCCGGAATCCTGACAGCATTGATGGCATTTGCAGCTGTTTTCATGCTGTACAGACTAAAAAGGTAATGAACGGGTGTTGTGATTGTCGGACAGAGTTCAGTGGGGCCACATATTCTCAAGAGGGCTGGAGTATGCCCTCACATTCTTTTTGATCCTTGCTGTCAATTTTTTTCTGCCCCGCTTTATGCCCGGAGGTCCGCTGTTAAGCGTGTTAGGGAGCCAGAGTGCCGACTTACCGGTGGTCATCGATGAGGAGACAAAATTAAAGCTGATGGACTACTACCACTTAAATGACCCTCTGTACTTACAGTTCTTTCACTACCTGAAAGATGCAGCACATCTGGATTTTGGCTATTCGATATTCTACAATGTGCCTGTGGTCGATGTAATCTCCGGCAGGTTACCCTGGACCCTACTCCTTATGGGATCCGCACTGCTGCTGTCAACAGTACTGGGAATTTTGTTCGGGCTCGAATCTTCCTGGAACCGGGGAAAAAAGCTGGATAGCCTGTTGCTTATAGGGCTACCTTTGTTTCGGTCCGTTCCGGTATTCTTTTTAGGATCGATCCTCATCTTCCTTTTTGGGTACAGGCTGGGCATGTTCCCGGTTTCCGGAGCTCTGACTCCTTACATGGATTATCAGGGCTTTTCCTCCATGGTAAAAGACATTGCTTCCCACCTGATACTTCCGCTGGCGTGCCTTTCGGCTTTTGAGATGCCGGGCACATACCTGCTTGTAAGAAATGTTTGTTCCCAGCAGCTCGAAAGCCCCTATGTCCTGATGGATATTGCAAGGGGTCTGAAGGACAGCCATGTTAAGAGGCACATCCTTCTCAATTCCATCGGGCCCGTGGTGAACCAGGTAGCCGCAATGCTCGGATTCATGGTAGGGGGGGCTTTATTCGTGGAGACTGTATTTTCCTATCCCGGAATGGGGCTTCTTGTCTATAATGCCTTTATCGAAAGAGATTATCCTGTCCTTCAGGGGGCTTTTGTTTTTATCGCCCTCTTTGTGCTGGCATGCAACTATGCAGCTGATATCGTCTGTTCATACATTGATGGCAGGGCCGGACAGGAGTGAACATGCACGAAAAAACTGTCTCACAGCGGTTAAAAACACCGAAAGGAATCGCAGGGCTTGCAATTCTGGCTTTTTTCATTTTAATGGCTGTATCCGCACCTTTCCTGGCTCCTTACGGGTCCTCTGACATCTCAAGTCAGCCTTTACTTTCTCCGGATAATGATCATCCGCTCGGTACCGATGATGTGGGAAGGGACATCTTCACGGAGCTCCTTTACGGCTCAAGGACTTCACTTACGGTCGCTTTTGTCGTATCTTTCGGGGTGCTGGTAATAGGTACCCTCGGAGGGGTATTTTCAGGATATGTGGGGGGGACCTTTGACAGGGTCCTGATGAGAGGCGTTGATATTTTCCTCATGATCCCGGACCTCCCCCTCATCCTCATCCTTGCAGCATACCTGAGGCCGAGCATCTGGAATATTATTTTCATCCTGATCATTATGGGATGGCCCGTGGGCGCAAGGGTCACAAGGGCTCAGACCCGGACCCTCAAGGTATCCGGCCATGTGGATTTTGCCCGGGTATCCGGGGCCAAGCCCTGGTATGTGGTCAGGAAACACATTGTTCCGGACCTGTATCCCATCATGGTCACTTCCATTGTAATGCAGTCCATCCGTGCCATTCTGTCGGAGTCAGGGCTTGCTTTCCTGGGGCTTGGAGACCCTTCTTACCCGAGCTGGGGGACCATGATAAAATATGCAATAGCCTATCCTATGATATTTTTCACGGATGCGTGGATGTGGTGGCTGCTGCCTGCAGGGATGTGCATAACACTGCTTGTACTCGGATTTGTGCTTCTGGGCCAGTCCCTGGAAGGTGATTATTGATGCCTGTACTTGATATTGAGGGACTTACAGTTGATTTTACTACCCGAATGGGGACTCACCATGTGCTGAAAAACGTAAACCTTCGGATTGAAAGGGGTGAGATTGTGGGTCTGATAGGGGAGTCGGGTTGCGGAAAATCAACTCTTGCCATGAGTGTCCTTGACATAAATACCCGAAATAGGAACATGTCAGGGCAGATTCGCTTCATGGGAGAGGACCTTCAGAAACTCGACAGGGAAAGAATGCGGAAGCTCAGGGGCAGGCATATAGGATTTATACCCCAGGCTTCCATGAACGCGCTTAACCCGCTTGTACGTGTTAAAAAACAGTTCATGGAGACGATCAGGGCTCATGTGGATATGCCTGAAAAAGAAATGTTTGCTCTCAGCCGTGATATGCTTTCCCTGGTGTCCATAGACCCCGGAAGGATTAATGCTTTCCCCTATGAATTCAGCGGAGGACAGCGCCAGAGGCTTATGATTGCCCTTTCCATGCTTCTCTCTCCCGAACTGATTATTGCCGATGAGCCTACCACTGCCCTTGATGCAATGATCCAGTTGCAAATCATAGACCTGTTGAAGAATACGGCCCGGGAAAAAAATACCTCCCTGCTTGTGATTTCCCATGACCTGCATACGATTTCCAAAATTTGCGACCGGATTTACATAATGTATGCAGGGAGAATCGTGGAAAAGGGTACGAAAGAAGAGATTCTGAAGAGGCCGCTTCATCCGTATACGCAAAAATTGTTGAGTTCGAGATTACCCCTTACTGTCGAACCTGTAAGGGTGAAGGGTATACCCGGCACGCCTCCGTCTACCCTGAAAGTGTATCAGGGATGTGAATTTCTGGAAAGATGCGAAAGGGGTTCCGAGCTTTGCAGGGAGAAAAAACCTCCCGAATGTACTGGCAGTGCCAGAGTGTCGTGTCACTTATTTCATGTTGAGGGATGAAAATGAATGAAAATGAACTTGTCAGGGTTGCAAATGTCACAAAGGAGTTCAAGAGTAAAAGATTATTTAAAGACAGTTCGTCTGTCACCGCTCTTGATGGTGTGTCACTTTCCGTGGAAAAAAACAGGATACTTGGAATTATAGGGGAAAGCGGAAGTGGCAAGACTACTCTGGCTAAATTAATACTTGGTCTCCTGAAACCAACATCAGGAGTCATATCTTTTGCCGACCTGAAAGACGGGAACGGCGGGTTAAGGAAACCTGAAGTCCAGGTGATTTTTCAGGACCCTTATGATTCCCTGAGCCATATGATGACAATTGAAGAAATTGTGGCCGAGCCGTATTTAATAAAGCACAAAAACCCGTGCAGTGCCGATAAAGTACGCAGCGTCCTCAAATCCGTAGGTCTGACCCCTGTTGACGAGTACCTACATAAGTATCCGCGTTCCCTCAGCGGCGGGCAGCGACAGCGTGTGGCTATTGCCAGGGCGATAATTACCAGTCCCGATCTGGTAATAGCCGATGAGCCTATTTCCATGCTTGATGCTTCCATAGGTGTCGATATCCTTAACCTGATCCTTGAAATGAATGAAAAATTGGGGATTACATTCATTTTCATCACCCATGACATCGCTGCTGCCGCTTATGTATGCGATAACATTGCCGTGATGAATTTGGGAAAGATAGTCGAATACGGTTCCCGAAAGCAGATAATAGTCGAATGCCAGGATCTTTATACCAGTTCTTTGCTCTCAGCGGCAGGAGCAGATATCATATTCTCCGAAAATAAAAAACGTAAGGTTGAGCTGGCAGCCAAACAGGTCTGTTGATAGAATAAAATCGGGATAACATAATTCAAGGATAAAAAAGAGTATCGGAATAACAGATACGGATAAAAAAGGAATGCGGCTTTTTCAGCCGCTTTTCTTTGAACTTTTTTCAGGGCTTCCGAATCACTGATAAGCCAGAATCAGGGGTTCAACTGCTCTTGGGTCTCCGATTTCAATCAGGATCAGGGCGGTCTCGTCCTTAGCTGCCGGGTCTTCGGTGTTCAGGTTTTCGATGAGGGGTTCGACTGCAATGTCTCCCATGGATATGAGGGCTTCTCTGGCACTGGTTTTGAAGGCGTCATCTCCCAGTTTTTCTACAAAAAACTCTGCAGATTCCTGGTTTTTGGTTTTGCCAATGGCGAGAAGGGCTTCGTTTCTGATGCCCATATTCAGGCTCTGGTTGTCAAATACCGTCCTGAGGGTACTTATCGCTTCAGGGTTTCCTATATTCCCAAGAGCTGAGGCTGCCGCAACCCTCACTTCAAGAGCTTCCTCATCATCTTTCAGCACGCCGATTAATGCTTCCGTAGCTTCCTCGCCTCCTATTGTTCCAAGGGCAAGGACGACGCTTTTTCGGACATCCGCAAGTGCATTAATGGTATCTTTTCTTT
This genomic interval carries:
- a CDS encoding iron ABC transporter substrate-binding protein, which produces MKTKTKVLFMAVILLTSVVLSGCVGNSAGEEKKGESSSSDSGSSSAKSAVIIVTDDIGREIPVPYPCERTVFLVENAMNSMYAVGGADEISGIGAVWYEDTKAPFFRAIDPSYDEKRLSRGSEQPSTETIATADPQVVFLWASDWGSEDIKAIEETLNTSVYGVYIDSLDDLQRQMKTLSKLIGKEERGEEVIELMNESMEKVTDVTGALSPGEKPTVYWMWGDVYGTAGLNSTANALIERAGGINVLNNWTNETKNVEHPVLNLEALLALDPEVIYMWNNENLDPVNITSGDTVDGIDFSTWSEISAVKNGRVYEISDPFVYDFHSPRLPLAMMHVAKDLHPDKFAALNLTAETDQYYVDVYGVHYPGFEPA
- a CDS encoding ABC transporter substrate-binding protein: MKIGMAFSFLLSFFIISSVFGPLFLFPAAAAENSGEDSARVLKATWGASGGDWGFPSSLTFYPRGPGYVMTSFCFDSLVWPEETGNFTGLLASSWENSPDGLNWTFYLRENVTWHDGEPFTADDVTFTYDYIQGKAAISPIGAGWYNTAVIESVEALDDYTVRITLNQPYAPFMQQVAAVIPIMPEHIWKDVSDPTKYMEDEAAIGTGPFILDDYNKDQQSYKYSANENYFLGKPAVDTLIFVKSADPVISLKVGDVDEAGLTLDQVQALNDSENMKVIEGPGYWVYRLRFNIPANSILENTEVRKAIYHSLDCEEIQNKVLHGGGIAGNSGYVPPYSVWYNPNVTQYAYDPADAEKILDEAGYDEVGSDGIRLTPDGEKLEFQLLYSSDQQSQRIAELVQSYLKDVGIGVVLKPGDTKTVDGLVNAGNFDLAIYSHGTSTDPARMLNSFPTSTGWNDTEFVSLANQQTSTVDEEERKELVDRMQVLIAENVPTIPLLYRNVYSACNQDKFDGFFYTPGGVGGGVPTEYNKLVFIYGEWNGQGTASTGNNPASSVDSPSMNAPGILTALMAFAAVFMLYRLKR
- a CDS encoding ABC transporter permease; the protein is MHEKTVSQRLKTPKGIAGLAILAFFILMAVSAPFLAPYGSSDISSQPLLSPDNDHPLGTDDVGRDIFTELLYGSRTSLTVAFVVSFGVLVIGTLGGVFSGYVGGTFDRVLMRGVDIFLMIPDLPLILILAAYLRPSIWNIIFILIIMGWPVGARVTRAQTRTLKVSGHVDFARVSGAKPWYVVRKHIVPDLYPIMVTSIVMQSIRAILSESGLAFLGLGDPSYPSWGTMIKYAIAYPMIFFTDAWMWWLLPAGMCITLLVLGFVLLGQSLEGDY
- a CDS encoding ABC transporter ATP-binding protein — protein: MPVLDIEGLTVDFTTRMGTHHVLKNVNLRIERGEIVGLIGESGCGKSTLAMSVLDINTRNRNMSGQIRFMGEDLQKLDRERMRKLRGRHIGFIPQASMNALNPLVRVKKQFMETIRAHVDMPEKEMFALSRDMLSLVSIDPGRINAFPYEFSGGQRQRLMIALSMLLSPELIIADEPTTALDAMIQLQIIDLLKNTAREKNTSLLVISHDLHTISKICDRIYIMYAGRIVEKGTKEEILKRPLHPYTQKLLSSRLPLTVEPVRVKGIPGTPPSTLKVYQGCEFLERCERGSELCREKKPPECTGSARVSCHLFHVEG
- a CDS encoding ABC transporter ATP-binding protein — translated: MNENELVRVANVTKEFKSKRLFKDSSSVTALDGVSLSVEKNRILGIIGESGSGKTTLAKLILGLLKPTSGVISFADLKDGNGGLRKPEVQVIFQDPYDSLSHMMTIEEIVAEPYLIKHKNPCSADKVRSVLKSVGLTPVDEYLHKYPRSLSGGQRQRVAIARAIITSPDLVIADEPISMLDASIGVDILNLILEMNEKLGITFIFITHDIAAAAYVCDNIAVMNLGKIVEYGSRKQIIVECQDLYTSSLLSAAGADIIFSENKKRKVELAAKQVC
- a CDS encoding ABC transporter permease; translation: MSDRVQWGHIFSRGLEYALTFFLILAVNFFLPRFMPGGPLLSVLGSQSADLPVVIDEETKLKLMDYYHLNDPLYLQFFHYLKDAAHLDFGYSIFYNVPVVDVISGRLPWTLLLMGSALLLSTVLGILFGLESSWNRGKKLDSLLLIGLPLFRSVPVFFLGSILIFLFGYRLGMFPVSGALTPYMDYQGFSSMVKDIASHLILPLACLSAFEMPGTYLLVRNVCSQQLESPYVLMDIARGLKDSHVKRHILLNSIGPVVNQVAAMLGFMVGGALFVETVFSYPGMGLLVYNAFIERDYPVLQGAFVFIALFVLACNYAADIVCSYIDGRAGQE
- a CDS encoding FmdE family protein, whose protein sequence is MIKMSGECSRENTGVNQIAPFSEVSKFHGHVCPGLTIGYMAARAGMEELSVDRDLDEELVTIVENDGCGVDAVQVVTGCTIGKGNLIYRDYGKQAFTFICRDSGKAVRFVLKSDFNIEDLDPELSELRPRVISGTATDSETLDFRTRINCISEYIREMPAEEMFDIKHVKVEIPRKARIFNSVKCSKCGEMFAESRARMENGEIVCISCYEEYTRGW